One window from the genome of Amycolatopsis sp. NBC_01480 encodes:
- a CDS encoding APC family permease, with translation MSEAVVPGPGIAPVVQAKGLRGGALGMVSSMVIGMSSTAPAYSIAATLGFIVLAGTGFKAAAFILLSFVPVLFVAFAFRELNAAEPDCGTNFTWATRAFGSRAGWLTGWVVTVAQLLVMSSQSALTGRYTLLLFGADGLAGNRAVTTAIGGVWLLALCWLCYRGIEVSARVQWILLGIELAVLVVFSVVALVRVYGGSAGAQASLPQWSWLWPNGVSVGTAVSAVLLAVFIYWGWESSLSVNEESADPRHAPGRAAVLSTVLLVLNYLLVTVAALAFAGVGEHGIGLGNEANSGDVLAGLGGAVFGSSGLGRVFGLLLIVSVLTSGAATSQATIMPAARTTLSMASHGALPKVFGRVHPKYRTPTVATWTFGLVSLALFVLLAVWSDNVLSDSVDAVGLTIAIEYTMTALACVWVFRRTLLTSVRHFFLRGLLPLVGGLFFLAVLVLAVREYAKPDAGETTVFGIGGVAVIGVVSIVIGLPLMFAVRHWCREFFAGRRLPRGSVPRGGDVIEA, from the coding sequence ATGTCGGAAGCCGTCGTGCCCGGCCCCGGGATCGCTCCCGTGGTCCAAGCCAAAGGCCTGCGCGGCGGCGCGCTCGGCATGGTGTCGTCGATGGTGATCGGGATGTCGTCGACGGCGCCCGCATATTCCATTGCGGCAACGCTCGGCTTCATCGTGCTCGCAGGCACGGGATTCAAGGCCGCCGCGTTCATCCTGCTTTCGTTCGTGCCGGTGCTGTTCGTGGCTTTTGCGTTCCGTGAGCTGAATGCCGCGGAGCCGGACTGCGGCACCAACTTCACCTGGGCGACGCGCGCGTTCGGCAGCCGCGCCGGCTGGCTGACGGGCTGGGTGGTCACCGTCGCGCAGCTGCTGGTGATGAGCAGCCAGTCGGCGCTCACCGGCCGGTACACGCTGCTGCTCTTCGGCGCCGACGGCCTCGCGGGCAACCGCGCCGTCACGACCGCGATCGGCGGCGTCTGGCTGCTCGCGCTGTGCTGGCTCTGCTACCGCGGCATCGAGGTGTCCGCGCGGGTGCAGTGGATCCTGCTCGGCATCGAGCTGGCCGTGCTGGTGGTGTTCTCCGTGGTCGCGCTCGTGCGCGTGTACGGCGGCAGCGCGGGCGCGCAGGCGAGCCTGCCGCAGTGGAGCTGGCTGTGGCCGAACGGCGTGAGCGTCGGGACGGCCGTGTCCGCCGTGCTGCTGGCCGTGTTCATCTACTGGGGCTGGGAAAGCTCGCTGTCGGTGAACGAGGAGTCCGCCGACCCGCGGCACGCGCCGGGCCGCGCCGCCGTGTTGTCGACCGTGCTGCTGGTGCTGAACTACCTGCTCGTCACGGTCGCCGCGCTCGCCTTCGCGGGAGTCGGCGAACACGGCATCGGGCTGGGCAACGAGGCCAACTCCGGGGACGTGCTGGCCGGCCTCGGCGGCGCGGTGTTCGGCTCGTCCGGGCTGGGCCGGGTGTTCGGGCTGCTGCTGATCGTCTCGGTGCTGACCAGCGGCGCCGCGACCAGCCAGGCGACGATCATGCCCGCCGCCCGCACCACGTTGTCGATGGCGAGCCACGGCGCGCTGCCGAAGGTGTTCGGCCGCGTGCACCCGAAATACCGGACGCCGACAGTCGCGACCTGGACGTTCGGGCTCGTGTCACTCGCGTTGTTCGTGTTGCTGGCGGTGTGGAGCGACAACGTGCTGTCGGACTCCGTGGACGCCGTCGGGCTCACGATCGCGATCGAGTACACGATGACGGCGCTCGCGTGCGTCTGGGTGTTCCGCCGGACGCTGCTGACGAGCGTGCGTCACTTTTTCTTACGAGGCCTGCTTCCGCTCGTCGGGGGCCTGTTCTTCCTGGCCGTGCTGGTGCTCGCGGTGCGCGAGTACGCGAAGCCGGACGCCGGGGAGACCACGGTCTTCGGCATCGGCGGCGTGGCGGTGATCGGCGTGGTGTCGATCGTGATCGGGCTCCCGCTGATGTTCGCCGTGCGCCACTGGTGCCGCGAGTTCTTCGCCGGCCGCCGCCTGCCGCGCGGTTCGGTACCGCGCGGCGGCGACGTCATCGAGGCCTAA
- a CDS encoding Lrp/AsnC family transcriptional regulator gives MGDENRTKVDDQRAPKALDSTDRTLIALLQHDGRASFTALAKAVGLSEGAVRQRVQRLLRDDMMQIVAVTAPENVDLTRQAMIGITVNGDPREIATRLSTLAHVHQVVLCAGRFDLLAELICRDDEHLLEVLGEEVRPIPGVTSTELFVYLKLAKQNYAWGKLTA, from the coding sequence ATGGGTGACGAAAACCGCACGAAGGTCGATGACCAGCGTGCGCCGAAGGCGTTGGACAGCACCGACAGAACCTTGATCGCCTTGCTCCAGCATGACGGGAGGGCGTCGTTCACGGCGCTGGCCAAGGCGGTCGGGTTATCGGAGGGCGCCGTGCGACAACGGGTCCAGCGGCTGCTGCGCGACGACATGATGCAGATCGTCGCGGTGACCGCACCGGAGAACGTGGACCTGACCCGGCAGGCGATGATCGGCATCACGGTGAACGGCGACCCGCGTGAAATCGCGACGCGGCTGTCCACACTGGCGCACGTCCACCAGGTGGTGCTCTGTGCCGGCCGTTTCGATCTGCTGGCCGAACTGATCTGCCGGGACGACGAGCACCTGCTCGAAGTGCTGGGCGAGGAGGTCCGGCCCATCCCCGGGGTGACGTCGACGGAGCTGTTCGTGTATTTGAAGCTCGCGAAGCAGAACTACGCTTGGGGAAAGCTCACGGCGTGA
- a CDS encoding DUF6328 family protein gives MTDAEDTGETRNQKLQRNIGELLQELRVAQAGVQILFGFLLTVVFTDRFHSASGLEKALHLCAVLLTVAATALLTAPAAWHRVLFRTGRRDEILRVGNRFVLVGLGCLAGAMTVTVALIAEVVYGLVAMVIVAVVALLLFGVLWGLIPYRMRQDQDHD, from the coding sequence ATGACCGATGCTGAGGACACCGGCGAGACCCGCAACCAGAAGTTGCAGCGCAACATCGGCGAGCTGCTCCAGGAGTTGCGGGTGGCGCAGGCCGGGGTGCAGATCCTGTTCGGGTTCCTGCTGACGGTGGTGTTCACGGACCGGTTCCACAGCGCGAGCGGGCTCGAAAAGGCGCTGCACCTGTGCGCCGTCCTGCTCACGGTGGCGGCGACGGCCCTGCTGACCGCTCCCGCGGCCTGGCACCGGGTGCTGTTCCGGACCGGGCGGCGCGACGAGATCCTGCGCGTCGGCAACCGGTTCGTGCTGGTCGGGCTGGGCTGCCTGGCCGGGGCGATGACGGTGACGGTCGCGCTCATCGCGGAAGTCGTCTACGGGCTGGTCGCGATGGTGATCGTCGCGGTGGTCGCGTTGCTGCTGTTCGGGGTGCTCTGGGGACTGATCCCGTACCGGATGCGGCAGGACCAAGACCACGACTGA
- a CDS encoding DUF2339 domain-containing protein → MTTEGETLHRLADEINDLGRRLAVVGAELRDVEVSVTGAEPRAGLSTAGAAPQTPPTVAGARPPESVAAQDGPPALSPEPAAAPDDSRTVPGESAAAPGDSRTVSEEAAVAPSDSGTVPGESAVAPESSRAQPQPSPVVAGAPQPRSPESVGAQGDSRAVRADAFAPSAGPSTPVYGGAYPYDAPGYSHGTPYPAGPQPQYAQNHYGQNQYTQPVPQYFAVPPQQPYIPPPTLGERLRKEGAGARLLAWVGGAVTLLGVVLLLVLAVQRGWLGPLPRVLVGAAFGAVLVGVGAWLHRKPAARTGAFALAATGIAALYLDAVAATSLYDFLPVPAGLGAGLVIAVGGLLLAVKWDSSLLAGAVVVGCGVCAPLITWGFTPELVTFLLMLQIATAPVQFRREWWSLSLTAALPPLTTSVIGSALQTQNVPVAVAAGAVSAALALITLRRTENDPFALTVLASAVLPVLVAAALLPKTQSALLAGGAAVLLVTTGLLVRGQAGNVAVVAGLVAALQATVTEFDGGAVLLGEALALAFAARWTRNRFVLGGSFAFGLIGWLIALVKDLTPALLFVAQPRTTTHLLTGLAAAVLLLAAAVAVPWAAVRLEVLKPAKLGPWLPAGPAALHGAAGLVLCASLLAIPDRPGFLTGHALITVSWTITALVLLLRGINVVALRVVGLVLVGAAVLKLVLFDLAALDGLARVAAFLGAGLVLMVAGARYARLVASR, encoded by the coding sequence ATGACAACCGAAGGCGAAACCCTCCACCGCCTGGCCGACGAGATCAACGACCTCGGCCGGCGCCTGGCCGTGGTCGGGGCCGAGCTGCGCGACGTCGAGGTTTCGGTCACTGGAGCTGAGCCACGGGCCGGTTTGTCGACGGCTGGGGCCGCTCCGCAGACGCCGCCGACGGTTGCGGGCGCCCGGCCGCCGGAATCGGTGGCAGCACAAGATGGCCCGCCTGCGTTGTCGCCGGAACCGGCGGCGGCGCCGGACGATTCGCGCACGGTGCCGGGGGAATCGGCGGCGGCGCCGGGCGATTCGCGCACGGTGTCGGAGGAAGCGGCCGTGGCGCCGAGCGACTCGGGCACGGTGCCGGGGGAATCGGCGGTGGCGCCAGAGAGTTCGCGCGCGCAGCCGCAGCCGTCGCCTGTGGTGGCGGGCGCACCTCAGCCACGGTCGCCGGAATCGGTTGGCGCGCAAGGGGATTCGCGGGCCGTCAGGGCGGACGCGTTCGCGCCGTCAGCCGGGCCGTCCACGCCCGTTTACGGCGGTGCCTACCCCTACGATGCGCCGGGTTACAGCCACGGCACGCCTTATCCCGCAGGACCGCAACCGCAGTACGCGCAAAACCACTACGGGCAAAACCAATACACCCAACCCGTCCCGCAGTACTTCGCGGTGCCGCCCCAACAGCCCTACATCCCGCCGCCCACCCTCGGGGAACGGCTGCGGAAAGAAGGCGCCGGGGCGCGCCTCCTCGCGTGGGTTGGCGGGGCGGTCACGTTGCTGGGCGTGGTGCTGCTGCTCGTGCTCGCCGTGCAGCGTGGGTGGCTTGGGCCGTTGCCGCGGGTGCTGGTGGGGGCGGCGTTCGGGGCTGTGCTCGTCGGGGTGGGCGCGTGGCTGCATCGCAAACCCGCCGCGCGCACGGGCGCGTTCGCGCTGGCCGCGACCGGTATCGCGGCGCTTTACCTCGACGCCGTCGCCGCGACTTCGCTCTACGACTTCTTGCCCGTTCCGGCAGGGCTCGGCGCCGGGCTTGTCATCGCGGTGGGCGGGCTGCTCCTTGCGGTCAAATGGGACTCCTCTCTGCTCGCCGGCGCGGTTGTGGTCGGGTGCGGAGTGTGCGCGCCCCTGATCACTTGGGGCTTCACTCCGGAACTGGTGACGTTCCTGCTCATGCTCCAGATCGCGACGGCGCCTGTCCAGTTCCGGCGGGAGTGGTGGTCCCTTTCGCTCACCGCGGCCTTGCCGCCCTTGACAACGTCGGTGATCGGCAGCGCGCTGCAGACGCAGAACGTTCCGGTCGCCGTGGCCGCCGGCGCCGTGAGCGCCGCGCTCGCGCTGATCACGTTGCGGCGTACGGAAAACGATCCGTTCGCGCTGACCGTGCTCGCGTCCGCCGTGCTGCCCGTCCTGGTCGCCGCGGCGTTGTTGCCGAAGACCCAATCGGCGCTTCTGGCGGGTGGCGCGGCCGTTCTGCTTGTCACGACTGGGCTTCTCGTGCGGGGTCAGGCCGGGAACGTCGCGGTGGTCGCCGGGCTCGTCGCCGCGCTGCAGGCCACCGTCACGGAGTTCGACGGCGGCGCGGTGCTGCTCGGGGAGGCCCTTGCGCTCGCCTTCGCCGCGCGGTGGACGCGCAACCGGTTCGTGCTCGGCGGCTCGTTCGCGTTCGGCTTGATCGGCTGGCTGATCGCGCTCGTCAAGGACCTCACGCCGGCACTGCTGTTCGTCGCCCAACCCCGCACCACGACGCACTTGCTGACCGGTCTCGCCGCCGCCGTCCTGCTGCTGGCCGCGGCGGTCGCGGTGCCGTGGGCCGCGGTCCGGCTGGAGGTGCTCAAGCCCGCCAAACTCGGGCCCTGGCTGCCCGCCGGCCCGGCCGCGCTGCACGGCGCCGCCGGCCTCGTGCTCTGCGCGTCGCTGCTGGCGATCCCGGACCGGCCCGGGTTCCTGACCGGGCACGCGCTGATCACCGTGTCCTGGACGATCACCGCGCTGGTCCTGCTGTTACGCGGCATCAACGTCGTCGCGCTGCGAGTGGTCGGGCTGGTGCTGGTGGGGGCAGCGGTGCTGAAGCTCGTGCTGTTCGACCTCGCCGCGCTGGACGGCCTCGCGCGCGTCGCCGCGTTCCTCGGCGCCGGGCTGGTGCTGATGGTCGCGGGCGCACGTTACGCGAGGCTCGTGGCGTCGCGTTAG
- a CDS encoding Gfo/Idh/MocA family protein, protein MVEKPVRWGIMGTGGIAGSFAEDLRLTDSGTVAAVGSRSRDSADRFADRLGISKRHGSYEELANDPDIDVVYVATPHPLHHANALLALEAGKPVLVEKPFTMNAAEARELVAVARERGLFLMEAMWTRFLPHVRRIRELLGDLGDLVTVIADHGQWFAEDPAFRLFAPELGGGALLDLGIYPVSFASMVLGAPNRVVSLSDPAFTGVDAQTSILLGHASSAQAVLSCTLRAVGPTTATIVGTDARIEIEGAFYAPASFTVIPRRGERTRFEYTDEGRGLRHEADEVALRLRAGEIESPLMPLDETVSIMETMDEVLAQAAASAG, encoded by the coding sequence GTGGTCGAGAAGCCGGTGCGGTGGGGGATTATGGGCACGGGCGGCATTGCCGGGTCCTTCGCCGAAGACCTCAGACTCACGGACTCCGGCACGGTCGCGGCCGTCGGCTCGCGGAGCCGGGACAGTGCGGACCGGTTTGCGGACCGGCTCGGCATCAGCAAGCGGCACGGCAGTTACGAGGAATTGGCGAACGATCCCGATATTGACGTCGTCTACGTCGCCACCCCGCATCCCCTGCACCACGCGAACGCCCTGCTGGCGCTCGAGGCGGGCAAGCCCGTGCTGGTGGAGAAGCCGTTCACGATGAACGCCGCGGAGGCTCGTGAGCTGGTCGCGGTCGCGCGGGAGCGGGGGCTGTTCCTGATGGAGGCGATGTGGACGCGGTTCCTGCCGCACGTCCGGCGCATCCGCGAGCTGCTCGGTGACCTCGGCGACCTCGTGACCGTCATCGCGGACCACGGGCAGTGGTTCGCCGAGGATCCCGCGTTCCGGCTGTTCGCGCCGGAACTGGGTGGCGGCGCGCTGCTGGACCTCGGGATCTACCCGGTGTCGTTCGCGTCGATGGTCCTCGGCGCGCCGAACCGGGTGGTCAGCCTGTCCGACCCGGCGTTCACCGGCGTGGACGCGCAGACGTCGATCCTGCTCGGCCACGCGAGCAGCGCGCAGGCGGTACTCAGCTGCACGCTGCGCGCGGTCGGCCCCACCACGGCGACGATCGTGGGCACCGACGCCCGCATCGAGATCGAGGGCGCGTTCTACGCCCCCGCCTCGTTCACGGTGATCCCGCGCCGCGGCGAGCGGACCCGGTTCGAGTACACCGACGAGGGCCGCGGCCTGCGCCACGAGGCGGACGAGGTCGCGTTGCGCCTGCGTGCGGGGGAGATCGAGAGCCCGCTCATGCCGTTGGACGAGACCGTCTCGATCATGGAGACCATGGACGAGGTGCTCGCGCAGGCCGCCGCCAGCGCCGGGTGA
- the dusB gene encoding tRNA dihydrouridine synthase DusB, with the protein MEILSDNGGVTATLSKPALKIGPYEVDPPVVLAPMAGITNVAFRQLCAEYGAGIYVCEMITARAVVERHPGTMHMMTFGEHEKPRSMQLYGVDPKTMREAVKIIVGEGLADHIDSNFGCPVAKVTRKGGGAALPFKRRLFADIVRESASAAAEAGVPFTVKFRVGIDDDHQTFLDAGRIAEAEGAAAVSLHARTAAQRYSGQADWTKVAALKEAVTSIPVLGNGDIFSAADALRMVAETGCDGVVVGRGCLGRPWLFGELEAAFAGREVPQGPNLGEVARVLRRHAELLVAHDGPVKAMRDLRKHMAWYFMGFPVGSELRRGFAMVSSMDELDDLLTRLDHDAPFPANADGPRGRQGSPGKVTLPHGWLDDPDDDCVPEAEDMHSGG; encoded by the coding sequence ATGGAAATCCTCAGCGACAATGGAGGCGTGACCGCGACCCTGAGCAAGCCCGCCCTGAAGATCGGCCCCTACGAGGTCGATCCGCCGGTCGTGCTCGCGCCCATGGCCGGGATCACCAACGTCGCCTTCCGGCAGCTGTGCGCGGAGTACGGCGCCGGCATCTACGTGTGCGAGATGATCACCGCGCGCGCGGTCGTCGAGCGGCACCCCGGGACCATGCACATGATGACCTTCGGCGAGCATGAAAAGCCCAGGTCCATGCAGCTTTACGGGGTCGACCCGAAGACGATGCGCGAGGCCGTGAAGATCATCGTCGGCGAGGGGCTCGCCGACCACATCGACTCCAACTTCGGCTGCCCCGTCGCCAAGGTGACGCGAAAGGGCGGGGGCGCGGCGCTGCCGTTCAAGCGGCGGCTGTTCGCCGACATCGTGCGCGAGTCCGCCTCCGCCGCGGCGGAGGCCGGGGTGCCGTTCACGGTGAAGTTCCGCGTCGGGATCGACGACGACCACCAGACGTTCCTCGACGCCGGGCGCATCGCCGAGGCCGAGGGCGCAGCCGCCGTCAGCCTGCACGCCCGCACGGCCGCCCAGCGCTACTCCGGCCAGGCGGACTGGACGAAGGTCGCGGCGCTCAAGGAGGCCGTGACCAGCATCCCCGTCCTCGGCAACGGTGACATCTTCTCCGCCGCCGACGCGCTGCGGATGGTCGCCGAGACCGGTTGCGACGGCGTGGTCGTCGGCCGCGGCTGCCTCGGCCGGCCGTGGCTGTTCGGCGAACTTGAGGCCGCCTTCGCGGGTCGCGAGGTGCCGCAGGGGCCGAACCTGGGCGAGGTGGCGCGGGTGCTTCGGCGGCACGCGGAACTGCTCGTCGCCCACGACGGCCCGGTCAAGGCGATGCGCGACCTGCGCAAGCACATGGCCTGGTACTTCATGGGCTTCCCGGTCGGCTCCGAGCTGCGCCGCGGCTTCGCGATGGTGTCCAGCATGGACGAGCTGGACGACCTCCTCACCCGCCTCGACCACGACGCCCCGTTCCCGGCCAACGCCGACGGCCCCCGCGGCCGCCAGGGCTCCCCCGGCAAGGTCACCCTCCCGCACGGCTGGCTCGACGACCCGGACGACGACTGCGTCCCCGAGGCCGAGGACATGCACTCCGGCGGCTGA
- a CDS encoding Hsp20/alpha crystallin family protein — protein MLIRTDPFAQFDRLTQQAFRGQGTSARSAAMPMDAYRSGDEYVLQFDVPGVARDSIDVSVERNVLTVKAAREAGYAEDDKVQVSERSRGKFSRQLFLGDTLDTTNVAAEYVDGVLTLRIPFAEKAQPRKITVNGDPKQLDA, from the coding sequence ATGTTGATCCGGACCGACCCGTTCGCCCAGTTCGACCGGCTGACCCAGCAGGCCTTCCGCGGCCAGGGCACTTCCGCCCGTTCCGCCGCGATGCCGATGGACGCCTACCGCTCGGGCGACGAGTACGTGCTGCAGTTCGACGTCCCGGGTGTGGCCAGGGACTCGATCGACGTGAGCGTCGAGCGCAACGTCCTGACCGTCAAGGCGGCTCGCGAAGCCGGCTACGCCGAGGACGACAAGGTGCAGGTCTCCGAGCGCTCGCGCGGCAAGTTCTCGCGCCAGCTCTTCCTCGGCGACACCCTCGACACCACCAACGTCGCCGCGGAGTACGTCGACGGCGTGCTGACCCTGCGCATCCCGTTCGCCGAGAAGGCCCAGCCCCGCAAGATCACCGTGAACGGCGACCCGAAGCAACTCGACGCCTGA
- a CDS encoding cytosine permease — MVRTGQEPPEGGDPERSAHGRRSRHRSRSGGGQEHSGSGSTSGNQEHSHPRHQLEGSSRGRLKVETHGINVIGDADRRGWPRQLFWPWFGANVSILGLSYGSFALGFGISFWQAVVAGVIGIVFSFLLCGFIAVAGKRGSAPTMTLSRAAFGVCR; from the coding sequence ATGGTCAGGACCGGGCAGGAGCCGCCCGAGGGCGGCGACCCCGAGCGCAGCGCCCACGGACGCCGGTCTCGACACCGGTCAAGAAGCGGTGGCGGCCAAGAGCACAGCGGCAGCGGCAGCACCAGCGGCAACCAAGAACACAGCCACCCTCGCCATCAGCTCGAGGGCAGCAGCCGCGGTCGGCTGAAGGTCGAAACCCACGGCATCAACGTCATCGGCGACGCGGACCGGCGGGGGTGGCCGCGGCAGTTGTTCTGGCCGTGGTTCGGGGCGAATGTGTCGATCCTGGGGCTCAGTTACGGGTCGTTCGCGCTGGGGTTCGGTATCTCGTTCTGGCAGGCGGTGGTCGCCGGGGTGATCGGGATCGTTTTCTCGTTCCTGCTCTGCGGGTTCATCGCGGTGGCGGGCAAACGCGGCTCAGCGCCGACGATGACGCTCTCGCGCGCGGCGTTCGGTGTATGTCGCTAA
- a CDS encoding DUF2510 domain-containing protein — MGIIRKSLMIGTGGVVRGSSKKQRVAKAQLKELRTQTQMQSAALQQQLYEQRQQQYVAPAPPPPGWYPAPQQPGSMQWWDGMQWTPHFAGPPR; from the coding sequence ATGGGCATCATCCGCAAGTCACTCATGATCGGCACCGGCGGTGTCGTCCGCGGCTCCTCGAAGAAGCAGCGCGTCGCCAAGGCGCAGCTGAAGGAGTTGCGCACGCAGACGCAAATGCAGTCGGCGGCGCTTCAGCAGCAGTTGTACGAGCAGCGGCAACAGCAGTACGTGGCGCCGGCTCCTCCTCCGCCGGGCTGGTACCCAGCACCGCAGCAGCCCGGCTCGATGCAGTGGTGGGATGGCATGCAATGGACACCCCACTTCGCAGGGCCGCCCCGGTAA
- a CDS encoding helix-turn-helix domain-containing protein, which translates to MDSIGRTIRRLRRWRDLTLDELAGLSGFTKGYLSQIENEKVAIDKRSTLIKIAGALRVSLSDITGDGLEIRDPQADTAIPAIRDALLSTDLDGTEAQSGDLAELLSETQLVAALRQANQDAEVGERLPELLLALHTHVEKPEALRSLVTATHTTALLTKGLGAFELAWIAADRGHDAAIKLGEPGWIALAEFARTQALSGLGAHKRAGKLAERALEIVPADAIDVRGALTLTTGYTESVLGGDSSAALEEAAGLARYVEFGNKNFLLFGPANVLLWQISVELENGDHGRAAQLAATMNPADLTIDSRRTTFLIEHARALYGIRRPDEEVVALLLQAEKLGHIRTRTNSFVRDIVTTLLDRVRRESVARDVRGLADRMGLLKTA; encoded by the coding sequence ATGGACTCGATCGGCCGCACTATCCGACGCCTCCGCCGGTGGCGTGACCTGACCCTCGACGAGTTGGCCGGCCTTTCCGGCTTTACCAAGGGCTACCTCTCGCAGATCGAGAACGAGAAGGTCGCCATCGACAAGCGCTCGACTCTGATCAAGATCGCGGGCGCGCTTCGGGTGAGCCTGTCCGACATCACCGGCGACGGGTTGGAAATCCGAGATCCGCAGGCGGACACCGCCATCCCGGCCATCCGGGACGCGCTGCTCTCGACCGATCTCGACGGCACCGAGGCGCAGTCCGGCGACCTCGCCGAGCTGCTGTCCGAGACGCAGCTGGTGGCCGCGCTCCGGCAGGCCAACCAAGATGCCGAAGTGGGCGAGCGGCTGCCCGAGCTGCTGCTCGCGCTCCACACCCACGTCGAGAAGCCGGAGGCGCTGCGCTCGCTCGTCACTGCCACCCACACGACGGCGCTACTGACCAAGGGGCTCGGCGCGTTCGAGCTGGCATGGATCGCGGCGGACCGCGGGCACGACGCCGCGATCAAGCTCGGCGAGCCCGGGTGGATCGCGCTCGCGGAGTTCGCGCGGACGCAAGCGCTGTCCGGGCTCGGCGCCCACAAACGCGCCGGGAAACTGGCGGAACGGGCGCTCGAAATTGTCCCGGCCGACGCCATCGACGTACGCGGTGCGCTGACCTTGACGACCGGCTACACGGAATCCGTGCTCGGCGGCGACTCCAGTGCAGCGCTTGAGGAAGCTGCCGGTCTAGCTCGGTACGTCGAATTCGGGAACAAGAACTTCCTGCTGTTCGGCCCGGCCAACGTCTTGCTCTGGCAGATCTCGGTGGAGCTGGAGAACGGTGATCACGGCCGAGCTGCGCAGCTGGCCGCCACGATGAACCCCGCTGACCTGACGATCGACTCGCGCCGCACGACGTTCCTGATCGAGCACGCCCGCGCGCTCTACGGGATCCGCCGTCCGGACGAAGAAGTCGTGGCCCTGCTGCTCCAAGCCGAGAAGCTCGGCCACATCCGGACCCGAACCAACTCGTTCGTGCGCGACATCGTCACTACTCTGCTGGACCGTGTCCGCCGCGAGAGCGTCGCCCGCGACGTTCGAGGGTTGGCCGACCGGATGGGCCTGCTCAAGACCGCGTGA
- a CDS encoding ESX secretion-associated protein EspG, whose protein sequence is MTIIDRPLRMPRPVFLALWHAEALGEVPVVVEQTPMYLSADGAAERAKRTRDLLTELGAPAAAALRATLELLASARREVYAWTDFGTHQDDNGAILVAASGRDAVRLITDGEAVQLDPVSPQELADCLVLAMPACPAAQVRPLHVPKDYYDGESVDPLAEEGGAADELRFLMRAPRDAVHELHAAIRDNHGDRTHSTPLSAIDLTGRGRILSFLNINPDGSERISVYPGTRAYLIDALNLTLDALN, encoded by the coding sequence ATGACGATCATCGACAGGCCGCTGCGGATGCCGCGGCCGGTGTTCCTCGCGCTCTGGCACGCTGAGGCTCTGGGCGAGGTGCCGGTGGTGGTCGAGCAGACCCCGATGTACCTGTCCGCCGACGGCGCCGCCGAGCGGGCGAAGCGGACCCGGGACCTGCTGACAGAGCTGGGGGCGCCTGCGGCGGCGGCGCTGCGGGCCACGCTGGAGCTGCTCGCCAGTGCTCGGCGTGAGGTGTATGCCTGGACCGACTTCGGCACCCATCAGGACGACAATGGCGCGATCCTCGTCGCCGCATCCGGACGCGACGCGGTCCGGCTGATCACCGACGGCGAGGCAGTGCAGCTGGACCCGGTATCGCCGCAGGAGCTGGCCGACTGCCTGGTCCTCGCGATGCCCGCATGCCCGGCTGCCCAGGTTCGGCCGCTGCACGTGCCGAAGGACTACTACGACGGTGAGAGCGTCGACCCGCTGGCCGAAGAGGGCGGCGCGGCCGATGAACTGCGTTTCCTGATGCGCGCGCCGCGGGACGCGGTGCACGAGCTGCACGCCGCGATCCGCGACAATCACGGCGACCGCACGCACAGCACCCCGCTCTCGGCGATCGACCTCACTGGGCGCGGCCGGATCCTCAGCTTCCTGAACATCAACCCGGACGGCTCCGAGCGGATCAGCGTCTACCCCGGTACCCGCGCGTACCTGATCGACGCGCTCAACCTCACTCTCGACGCGCTGAACTGA
- a CDS encoding DUF3558 domain-containing protein, with amino-acid sequence MKTRSLLAVAGSLAAATFVAACSGSPAPNPSPSTGAAPSSSQPAKALPYAGAPKVENPLPASVLAGDPCDGALTPAQLTEILNQQPPGKHNDDPSLGPACQWPNSETGALVTVAYTTKVTDGLSTLYANTKPKATVWRPLPLIQGFPAVAHSTFSQQGSKSFCQVSVGISDQTTVDVSVGLGETAVGKKDPCDVTTTVAGMVVTNLRQKAGS; translated from the coding sequence ATGAAGACACGATCCCTGCTCGCGGTCGCTGGTTCATTGGCGGCAGCCACATTCGTCGCTGCATGTTCCGGAAGTCCTGCTCCGAATCCGTCGCCTAGCACCGGAGCCGCGCCGTCGTCATCACAGCCAGCGAAGGCGCTTCCTTACGCCGGCGCACCCAAGGTCGAGAACCCGCTCCCTGCGTCGGTGCTGGCGGGTGATCCCTGCGACGGTGCTCTCACGCCGGCGCAGCTGACCGAGATCCTGAACCAACAGCCGCCAGGAAAGCACAACGACGACCCCTCGCTAGGCCCAGCGTGCCAATGGCCCAACAGCGAGACGGGCGCTCTGGTGACGGTTGCCTACACGACGAAGGTGACCGACGGATTGAGCACGCTCTACGCGAACACCAAGCCGAAAGCCACGGTGTGGCGCCCGCTTCCGCTCATTCAAGGATTCCCCGCAGTTGCTCATTCGACCTTTAGCCAGCAAGGGTCGAAATCGTTCTGTCAGGTCAGTGTTGGCATTAGTGACCAGACCACGGTCGACGTATCAGTTGGCTTAGGTGAGACGGCGGTCGGTAAGAAGGACCCGTGTGATGTCACCACGACGGTGGCGGGCATGGTTGTCACGAACCTGCGGCAGAAGGCGGGTTCGTGA